tttttttattcttttgaaAGCATCTTAACCAATTTCTTAATACCTAATATTAATTTCTTAATGGCGCCTTACATGCGTTCTACTACATTTGTTTCTATTTAATCTACTACTGTATCATAGTTGATTTGCATATCAGTATATATCGTCCCCTGGCCCTTTTGTACCAACCCCTGAATATATTTATCATTGATGTTTCTCGTATCTCTTTTGTTTTGGAAAAGAAggtctaattaattaaactgcATAGCTGCTGCCATCCATGGAGTTCATAAAGGTTACAGAGTTTGGTTGTGGCACTAAGCCAACAGCCCCATTAGTGCTAGAGGAGACCAAAATAGCATCATCAAGTAATTTATTAATCAAGTACATTCCAGGGTGGGGATTGAAGAATACAACTTTGGGAATGCAAAATAAAACTCTTTCTTGCGCTTTTCACCATCAATTCAGCCACTCTATTAGTATTAGACCCTTCATAGGTCATCACACATTCCTGTAGGTCCTGAATTTTTGCCCTGCAAACATCAATAATCAATTTGTGCTTCGAATTACAACAGGAAGTACCGGTGATAGCATTGAATGCAGCGAGACAATCAGTGGCTATAATACAGTGAGACCAATTTTTTTCCTTCAACCCAAGACAACACCTCTTTGATTCCCAATAGTTCAACCATAAGCACGTCATGGGCATAGCACGCTGATGTCCACCCTTCCAGCCATTCACCAGCACGGTTCCTGGCAAAAGCATCCAAGCTCGGTAATAACGAAGGACACACAAAGGGGGCATCCGAGTTGATCTCTATGAAACCAACAGGAGGAGGGGACCACTTTGGAGGGGTGGGCTTTTCTTCTTTGGAACTTACTAAAAAAAATGCATTACAAATAGAATAAAAGTACATCTTCAGCAAATTGGGATTATAAAAATGAGGTAATGTAATAAGCTATTGCGTAATTTTGCAGCCCAATTAGACGTGTCTCTCCAAACAGGTTGAAGGTCATCTAGACCTATCACACGGGGTGAGGGCATTCACAAATGACAAAATTATTGAGCTCAATAGTTGAGATTTTTACTTTACCAGGAGTGTAGAGTATTGATATGTAGCTGCCTCTTTTAATTCTCACAGTATTGTCACAAAAGCAGCAGCTGAACTGCCAGGATCGCGCCAAAATCATCAAGTTGGAAACATCAAGAAAAAAATCAACCTGTAAAAAATCACAAAACACAAACAGAGGGGAAAAAACGGTGTCTGAAGTTGAAACATCAAGAAGGTGTTCACCGACTGAAATCATTGAAATTGAGTCTTCAGATGAAAATTTTTGCTGTCTTTTGAACCACGATACTCTAATGGATGACTTCATCAGTAGAGCCTCAGTAAAAGGTATGTTAACTCTCTTTGGTTACACCAAAAACCTCATATTTTTTATCCCATTTAGCATCAACAATGTAATAAGAAAAATTACGCAGTCTAATTGAGCTACATGTAGTTTAGCAGTCAAACAACTAACCTCAGACAGAAGGCGATTCTTTGGAAGAAGTTTAGCAACTTCAGCTGGAAAAATTACGTGCCTGAAAATAATCAcaaaacgaaaataaattatCAACACTTAATTAAAAATCCTAATAATTATCAAAACAAAGAAATATGCGTGCACAGGACCTAATCCATCAGAAATATGAGTGTCCATATGGACCCTTTTGATACGTTAAATCAATCCTTAAGTGAACAGAGAGAAATCAAGAAGGATAGTACATGTTTACAAAATTTGAAGGAACAGGGAAGTCATTTATTTCAAACGGTTATTCGGCTAACCCTCCAAATTAACATGTCTATATAATATTTCTATGAATCAATAAAAACGTGAAAGGGTGACAAATCCAATTATAACTGGTTAATAGATCCACAGAAAAGTAGAAGGTGAAACATAAGAACGTCATATAATATAAGTTTTAAACTACAAAAAAATTCATCATCGCACCCACTAATTTAATACATTTTTCGCATACCCTTAGAATTAGCTACTTGATACAATAAACTCAGttcctaaaataaataaataaaaatcaacaaaacaaaacccagaaaaaaccccaaaattaacaaaaaaaacaaaaactaaatTTAAGAAATTTACCTTGGTTCAATAATTTCTGGGCGGTTTCATTAGGATCCATTTTAGTTTCTTTGAGAGTGTTGTAAATTCCAGAATCAGAGTGATTACGCACAATTTCTTTGATCAATTGAATGGTTTTTTCCACATTATCTGAAACATAAACTTGAGTCCCACCTTCACTCTTCAACAGAGTAACCATTTTTTCTGATTAAAAACAGAAAATATCAAAAAACACGAAGAAAACAAAAAACCCCAAAACTTGTCAAAATTGCAGAAATTACGAAAACCTGAATCGATCGGAGAGTATCATCAACATATCAATTGTATTTCTGAACGTTTTCATCTTTGCCGGCGTATTGTATGCGAAATGCAATTTCTTCAGATTGGAAGAAATCCTAAACAAATTCAGATCGGAAGTTATTGTCTCCACAAAGGCTAATTTGAatgataagaaaaaaaaaatataagagcatACCTTGCAATTTCCGCCTTAGAAACTTCAAATCCTATgaaaaaataatcaaattttTTAGGATATTAAATTTTGTAAGCATTAGAATCAATAATTCTGAATATTTATCAATAATTACAGCTATTGAAAATCTgaatattaaaattaatgaacGGTTACctgaaaaggagagagaaagtagatcTCGACGAAGAGATGGAGTAAGACTacagaacaacaaaaatggcgGAAAAGAGTTGGCGTAGGGAAAGGACGATGagtttcctttctctctcctctgtacgtttttttttatttagggtTTTCGATGGGTGGACGTCAAATGTAAAGATGCGGGGGTATATTAGACTATTACtaaggggacacgaaaagttaatttaccaAAACGCCCTCAGCTGTTGGCTTGTATAATAGAGATATATGTTTGATTAGTTGTGATGTGGTGTAATAAAGAGGGATATGTAATGAACGTATACCTTTTtaataacgtcttttaatatattagtatagttAAGATAAAGGATCAACCCAATTTTAGAGAAATAAGGAGATGCAGTGATGCACTATCCCCAAAATGTTCCTAATTGTGGAGATTTAACCGCGGAGTTGGAAGGTGAATGCCCTCCTTTTGGCCGGGTCAAGCTTACTTGAACGATATACGCTTTCCGTTCGTTGTGAGCTGACTGCTTACATGGTGGTGTGTAAACTGGAACGATTAAGACTTTAAGAACATTTTGGGCACACTTTGAATTTTGTGGGGACGATAAAAAGTCCATCAATACTTTGAGTTTTAACGATGAAAAAAGTCAAAACCTTTTTGTCTGCTCTTAAGAATTAATATCAAAGTCAAAATCCAATGAGGCGccttttgatttttggtactgtttttattcattttttatgCCAAATTATTGAGAAAAAAAGTCGGTTAAGAAGGCATATTTTCTTGCTTAATCCTTTCCACattttttgatttgatttatgAGGTTTACAAAAAGGAGAAATCCTTTCCGCGATCGTCCGATTACTCGAGGATCATGGAAAAGATAACTAGGTAAGTCGTAATATGTGTCACAAATGTGTTGTATTTTTAATAGAGTTTTGAAGTTTTCTGATAGGAGAAACCCCCTCCCTCGGGCCACCATCACCAGGCCACTTCATTATTACTATTACGGAGGAAATAAGTCGTAACATATGTCTCAATTGATTAATATGTAACTGTATAAGATATTGTGTTTTTAATAGGATTTGAACCCTGAACACGCCATACATTTTTCTAACTTGACCCCTTATTCTTTATAGATTGAGATATCCGTGGATGACTTTGATTTAAAGTTTGTTACTTCATATAGTTGTTAGCATCAAGACTTTTAGCTTTTCAATTGGCTACTCTATAGTATGCGAGTTGGACAAAAAGCTACTTTTACAATTCATAATTAGCTAATTGATCAATAACATAAAATCCAAGTGTACAATTATTGTGGTATATACCACAGACATTTTTCCCTTCTTTTCCGTTTACTAATGACATTTTGGACTTAGTTGGGTAAGGGCAGTTTTGGTATACTCGTAAATATATTAGAAACtttaatacgaagtacttcTAATTGAGTTAATATAATTAGCATTTTAAGAAGTACACCGTACATGCTAAACTTGTTGGATAATGGATTAGATGTTGACTTCAATGGGTCTTTTGTTCACAATTTTCCCTATACTACAACAGATTAGGTAGTTTTTACCATACACCATTTGAAATTAACAAGTACAATTAATGTACAATTTTTCTAACACCCTTATGGCTTTATAATTGAGGCTATCTCTGTTATGTTTATCTTATTCCGATCCACTTACTTTGTGAAATAAGTTTAGAGATAAATttaatttagaaaaaataagtttacaTAAGATATTTTAAGGAAATTTAAGTCTAGTTATGGAAAAAATAAGCACTAGTCAACTTTAATCAaatgaaaatcaggtgaatttAACGAACCACAAGTAATCTGATAGTATTAAGTCCTGTTTTTTTGAACTAAATGttactgaattgaactgaagtAGACTGGATATTATAGAACTGAACTGAACCTAGTTTTACTGAACTGAATTGTACTGAACTTCAACCAAAAAGAACTGGGCCTTATGAGTTAAGGAGTATGAGCTAGTTAGTTATATATGGAGTACTCATTTTAATTTTGTACAAAGTACTCGTTTATGTTTTGGTGTTACCATACCACCCGGTTCACCTTTAGGGTTAATTcgaattcggggcgagttctgactGAATAGGTTACAGTCCCTTCCCAATTATTGTTGCGAGGAATCGAACACATGATCCTTattcctaccaagttcagcctcaatcaccactgaacctaACATGCAATTGATAAAGAGTATGAGCTAGTTAGTTATATATGGAGTACTCGTTTTAATTATGTACAAAGTACTCGTTTTCTACTTGACTTAACATAAACCACAGAATTTCATGGATAATTTAGGTACGGCGTGGTATTACGTGGCACCAAATAGTTGGACAACAAAGAGAAAAAAAGTTAAAAGCATGACATAGTATATACTCATTGTAGAAACTAGTGACGTCATAatatataaattttaataaatacTATTATTGCTAAGTAAATAGAGTATAAGGCTCCAATTTTCCCAAATAGGGACACGTCGCTTGTATGACTAATCGAGGACGGCAACAAATCTTGTTGACTTTCTTTGTCTTTCCAGCATTCTCACTTTCAAATCgcaccatatatatatatatatatatatatatatatatatatttcaccTCATGCATGTATAACCTGCACCCATAACTTCAAACTCTTAGAAGAAATTAAAGAACGTACCTAATTGTTAAGTACATTTAATACACTTAATTAAGTAGTAAATCGATCTAAGGTTGTAAAAGACCTTTTTGTTAAGAAGAGGACCGTCGAAAAATGGGTAGAGCACCGTGTTGCGACAAGGATGGCCTTAAGAAAGGTCCATGGTTACCAGAGGAAGATCAGAAACTCATCGATTATATTCAAAAGAATGGCCCTGGGAATTGGCGAACTCTTCCTAAGAAAGCTGGTACgttttcgtaattttttttatatacttcctctgttcacaaatactcgcaacgtttgataATTTTACACTATTTCCGTAAGAAATGCTAATTGCACTATCTTATGACAAGTTGACAACAATGTAAACTTTATTGTTGTTTGATAGGAGTACGTAGTTATTTCGATCTTTTAATTACTACGTAAAAAAATAGTGTTTTGGACTGAATTCGAATATTTTTTGTAAATACAGGACTTGAGAGATGTGGAAAAAGTTGTCGACTTAGATGGACCAACTACCTTCGACCAGACATCAAGAGAGGAAGATTTTCATTTGAAGAGGAGGAAGCCATAATTCAGCTCCACAGTGTTTTAGGCAACAAGTaagttctttttttgttttcctttctttttcttctagaAAACGTATGAGATGATCCAATTTTGGAAATTACCATCTTAAAATGAGCCTCACAAACAGTAAGCTTAACAGTTTCCGTTAATTAGTGGTGATTTTAAAAAAGTTCGTAAAATTAAAGTggtatttaaaaaaatatatataagttGGTAATTTTCGATGTTGAAACTTTTAAGGCGATAATttccacacaaaaaaaaaatccaagaaACAAATAGACAGATTAAAAAcgtgttttgaatttgtttcTAACTTTGGGTTTGTCTTTTGCTTATTATAGGTGGTCAGCAATTGCTGCTAAATTGCCCGGAAGGACAGATAATGAGATTAAAAATTACTGGAATACCCACATAAGGAAGAGAATGCTTAGGATGGGTATCGATCCCGTGACCCATACACGTCGGTTCGACTTTCTAGACCTACCTTCCATTCTCAGCAATCACTCTTCCTCCCTTCTTCAGAATTCCTCTGATCAATTAAACTTGCTGAATTTACTTGGATTACAAAGCTTAGTCAACCCAAATCTCTTGGGCCTTGCTTCTCTTCTCTCGAACAACCAAAACCAAATCCAAAACCAAAACTTTCTACTGCAAAATCTTCAtgcaaatcaaatttcaaactcTTCTGATCAAATCATGGCACAAAACCAGTTcataaacaacaacaacaacaacaacaacaacccccaaattcaaaatatcgGCGAAACCAGCAACACAATGAAACCATGTTTAGATCAAAACAACTTTGCAACAGAAGCTCAAACTGATCAACAATGGCAACAAGGCATGCTTAGTACTACAGACAGTACTGCAGTAGGTATTCAAGATAGTGGTAATTATCAAGCGATAGTTGACTCATTCTTAGAAACTTTGGGTTTAAAATCAGCagataataataacaacatggccaacaacaacaagaatcATGACTTGAGAATGCCTTCGTTGTTGTCAACGCCTTGCTCGAGCCAGCAGCAGACACCGCCATTGAGTACATCTAACTCGGCGGCGTGTCTGCCTAATAGCAGTAGTACTACTATTACTAGCAGTGGTGAAGATGAAATTGATAGTTATTGTGAGAATTTGATGAATTTTGATGGTCCACTACTTGATATGCTTTATGATAATGTATTGTAAATTAAAGAAATTTAAGTACTATAGTGTTTGATGTTTGTAGTAGTTTAGGTGATCATGTTGATCAGTTTTTGCTTAATTGATGTAATATTTGGTTTGTTTTGGTACATTTTGTAAACAGATAAATTTGCTTCATTAGTTCATTGTTTCGTTGAACGAGTTGATATACATACTCCCAAGATCGATTTGGTCATTTTATTAGAATTTAGATGAATTTCATGTATTTGATCATTTCATCGATCTTTTATGTTACGTGCGCGGCTATTTTCCACGTAAATTTGTTCATACTATCATGTCTTGATTTGCATTGGCACAAAGATTAAAAATGGAAGGCAACTTTGTCAAGAATAgctaccttataaaattgagttttttaccttataaaaaaatgttgtaattaaCTACCTAATTAATTTTTATACGTTATAAAGATACTACCTTTACATGATATCGGGATTGATTTTACTAGGCGCATCTCAGATTCTCAAGTGGTATCTAATGGGAAAAGCGCTAATTAAATAACACGTAAGATGCATATAGTAAAGTCAATCCCGCAAATTTGATTCAACGTACATAATTCGGAAAAAGatagtatcttacaacataaattTTTACAAAGTAGTTAATTATACCATTTTTTTATAAAGTAGTTTTTCGCAAAAACACAATgttaattactccctctgtattttaaaaagagatacactttccttaaacgatcgtattttaaaaagagatacactttcttTTTTTGACATATTTTTGTCCCACttctaattatattaatatttatctctttcttttggtcgcaacacttactcacataatttttactataataaataattcactcactaactcatttaattttcatcttattttaataagttcaactcactctcctaaaatTATTTGTCGATCAAAGTATATATTTTCTTAAGATACGAAGGGAGTATCTTTTAGTCGAAATAGAAATTTTGAGAAATTATGAAATTGTGACGTGTAATGAAAAGTGAAAAATGGTTGACGTGATAgggaaaacaatttaaaagttTTACAAAGGCGTCGAGAGAAATTGCTCCCTTAAATGTTAATTAGAATTTCACAATACCCTTTGCAATGAAATTACTTTGTACTTCGTATTATGTATTGTATGTATCCAATTTCTTGGTATGTAGAAGTATATACCACTAACGGTCATGGAAAAATTGTGTTTAGGGATTGAAATTAAATACGAAGTAATTGTGTTTAGGAAATTGTTTTCGATTCCCAGCAACAATAATTGAGAAGGGAATGAAACTATCCACCCAAAAATCGTGCCGAATCCAGATTAGCCATTAGGGAAGCGGAtggaaacaccaaaaaatacgAAGTTCAAAGTATTCTGATCCTGCACTTCGATTAACACCAAAATTTAATTTCTCTTTCACAACAATAAATTTTAACTTCTGAATTAAAAAGGGtaactttttttcttttgctacTTTATCATTTCTAATTAAACACTAGCTTGATTTCATGCAGAGATTATCAAAATTCTGGCCGGATCGGGCTAAACATAAAACAAATATCCAAACCCGTAAATTTGGTGCGGGATTTTTGGGCAGAAACAGGTTTTTGGCTGGGCTCGGACataaaataatgtttttttttttgagggaataaAAGAATGTATCTAAAGCTACCTAAACCCGTACTTTTTTCGAGTTGAACCAGCAGACCGCACTGTTGATCGGTTCTAATTCAAGATAGTGAAATTCTTGCTTTTGTAGCTTAATTGCaagattttaaaaattttaCAAAACGTTCGGCACGAGGGATGACAAATGCCCGCGAATCCTCAGGGTTGCCTGTGGAAACTTCAATTCAACTGGAAGAGATGATGTTTATCAAGTACTAATGTAAACTCCCGTGAAAAATTAATCCACTCATCGAAGATGGTGAGAAAAACTCGTAGTAGGGGAAAAAAATATCTGCCCATCCTCAGAGTTACCAACCGGTGAGATGGCATTGACCCTTAGGTTACTACATTTCAGATGTTGCAGAGAGATGGGGCCAGGTTGCGACACTCGCAGTCACCAATGATGTAAGCCGTAGAACATCCACAAattaaaagaacaagtcacaaGTGGGATTATATTTGGCTTATTGGCTAATGTAAGCTACCACTTTTTGTCCACTCATACGAGAAATAAGAATATGGAAATGGccatgattgtaaacaactttgagCTCATGATTTGCTAAAATTTAACTTAGGCCTTATTTGGTTAGAGCAGCTAACGGTTAATTGTTAGCAAGTTTGATTAACTGTTTGTATTAGCTGGTTTGAcaattttgttgaaattagctGCTTGTGTAGAAATTTTTGGTAAATAAGTTGAtagttgtttattgtttattatgtAAAATGGCTATTAAGGACCttttttcttattaatattagacaaatatTTTATTGTACGTGTTAattattttctcttatttttgaataaacagtgaataaataaacaaaaaattattttttaatgagaaaacaaaattattcttaattttatttttttaataatatattatcTGCAAATATAGAAATGAAACTAATGATATTACATGCATGATTGGAATAGATTTCAATTGTttcaaagtactaatataaaattatGACAACAAAAAACGAGTCTAGTGCTCCCTCTATTCCttttttatcttcctgtttctataaatgtcgttcctaaatgatcttcctgtttctatttttggaaatgactttttaccataaatttccccatcatcccttatttaattcattcacatttccccattcacccacccaactccacttttatgatttttttattactttaaacaaaatatcttctctctccttcatttctttattactttccttcatttatttattactttctcttacacccaatcattactcttacacacCATCATTACAAGAttacattttcttattttccaccccaaactccaaataggaagatcatttaggaatggagggagtaggaAGAAAGAAGTGTGAGTagtgtttttaaaataaaaaaaatgtagggTACGTACCAAGGTACCAAATGGTTGTAATTATAGGCAATATTagacaaaatagtcattttcattCACTTTCCCgaacctctaattgcaaaaatCTTCTATACTGAGCTTTTTTATAATAAGTTTTTTCACCCCCGCCCGAAAACTCTCTTCCAAACCTCTCCTAACCGAACACTTTCAATTAGCTTTTTTCTaaaggtcaaacctctaattcactcCAAAAAACTCTTTTTCTCTCAAACCTCTCATAACAAAAACACCAcattactcaaaaaaaaaacaggatttgaataataaaaaagatcCATACATTGTGATTATGTTGTACGACGTTATTGAAAACTATTTTATTTTGAGATTGATACGTTAACGATTCTCcgtataaaattattttatcgAATGGTAATACTTCGTCTTTTGTGATTTTGAGGTAGTAAAGGTTAAGTCTCACTGACTATCATATCACCCTCAACAGTGGCAGATGTTCCTAGCTTGTTAGTACTTAGTAGTGTGGGCCAGTGGCGGATCCAGAAATTTAAAAATGAGatccaaattttatttatttatttatttatttttttaaaaaaattgcttATATAATCCTTATATTTTACCTTTTTTATTGAGGGAAAAATAgcaataaaaattaatatattAGTCCACATCACAACCGTAGTTTACAACGATTcgtttaaaagaaaaaaatattacGAGTGTACATATACAATGAGTTTTTATACGGTAAAAGaaatttgattcattaaaattACACTTGACAAGTAGCAAAAACAATGACAAAACTACACTACGGAATATTTGTTTCTTAAAAAAGTTGCATCTTTTTTAATGTTTATGGGCCATTGTGTTATTACATAATTAAACCCCtacaaaatttaataaaatagaaCAACTATAAAATATAAAGCACAGTACTAACATCtttgcaaatacaaaaacaaaaaaatacaagGAAGAAATCATGAAGATATCAAAATATAAAGACGACAAAAATATTTTAGAGTATAAGAATTACCATGAAGACTGAATGGTCACGGTGAAGGAAAAAAATGAAGCAATCCAGCTGAAAATAATTCAAGCGTAGGGAATCGAACTCAAAACCTCTACGCTGCAAAAGTCTTATGTCTGGGCAAGTCCGCTAACCATTGAGCTACAGAGATTCCTTGTTGCTCTAGATAGACATTAATTACAAATATACAATTTTGCAGCTTTTTTTCCAGaaaaatagaggtccctttggTCCCCTCAAGGACCATGTGGGTCCGTCCCTGGCGTGGGCTCCAAAAGTGGTGCCAGTAAGGATTTAATGAGTTCAACTGAACCTTTACTGGACAAAAGACATTATATACTATTAAGTATTAACCGCTGAGATGAATAAACCAAGTACCACAGGGGTCTTGAGATCAATAACTTACAATAAAGGGCGAGGGTACTAATCCTTGTAGCGGCAAGTTGAGTATATAGTCTTTTTATTTATGTTTCCTTTCCTTctctttttatttgtttttcttttacaCTAGAAAGAAAAACCTCTCCGttaattttcttgttttattaagTATATTTTGCAAATTTATTCAGTTGAAGTATTGAACTATATTTGTTTGAATTCATGAATTTAAAGAGTTGGGGTTCGAAACTTTGAATGTTTTGGTGTAAAAAATTACTAATTTGgaattaaaattgaaatttatgattttgaatAGATTGACATGAGATGAAAGGTTTAGATTGAGGTTCTTTAGGAAAGATCGTATGTTAAAGTCACAAAAAAATCTAATTCAAGACCACTTGAACCCCTTGAGATGAACATCCAACACCCAAAAGTGAACCTCCAACACCTCAAAATGAACCTCTAATACAAGAAAATGAAAACTCGTAGAGTTCGATTATAGTTCTTTTAGTGTTATTGTAATAGAACAAGTGTACCATCGAATTGTTAGTTGTAAAATGAATCTGAATTATAAGGTTTGATTTTATTAGGCGCGTGCTTGAAACTTCAGAACCTTTATGCATAGAGTCCTGCAGGCACCGCCACTGGGCTCGTCCCCAAGGCGGAAAAtttcgtagtgtatttttagttacgcCCCTTCCCCCTAAAATTGGCTTAAAATTGTATAAATTACATACTATATTACTCAGGGCCGTCTCTCGCAATTTGGAGGCCCTGTGCTAAAATACAGATATTGGGCTTCAATAAATTTTTACGGgtaattatttaatataaaacacataattattatattaatattgttaattattatattaatattgttttttttatacaAAATATAAAGTCAAATTAATAATATGGTATAACGTTTTATGTGTGATGGTTTGAGAAAATTGATGGACATGAaaaaagcaaataaaaaaaggGGGCATGAGAAGAATTGAACCCTGGTCTTGGCTACCACACTATTATTTCCTTACCAACTGGGACAAAGATTACTTAATGCATAATAAAGCAGCtgttaaatatataatattttttcttgGGGGTTTAACCAACATAATTTCTTTTTGGGGCCCCAAAATTTTGTGGCCCGGTGCTGGAGGTCCGCCTGGACCTCCCTTTAGCCAGCCCTGATATTACTTAATTTTTCTACTATCCTACCTTATAAACTGTTCAAGATCTTTCACTGACCCTAAAGGTACTTGGGATATTGTGATGGACATACCAATCTTATGAGATACTCCATAGCAGCCTCGACTCAAAACATTTATTCTTCAAAATAAACTAGCTAGTAGCTTTAAACGTATTTGTTGGAATCTAAAACTGTTtgaaaacaatacaaaaagaaaattCTTATGAAAAGATGCAAGGAAAGAATTCATTTCATCATGACAAAAATAGTCAATACCAAaagtaaaataaacaatatacgAGTGGAAAAATATCTAAACTGACTAAAACATCTGATAAGACCATTTGAAACTTCCCAAAAGTACTTCTCTTATGTTGTATTCATCTACATTTACATCGACATTGTCTTTTAGCTTTCGATCgggtttatttttcttttttgtgtaCCACCTGAGTTACAATTAGGGTTAATCCGGATTCGTGGCGAGTTATGAGTGGATATGTTCCAGTCCCCTCACAATTGTGGTTGCGGGAGATCGAACACGGTTTCCTCcttaccaagttcagcctcaatcatcACTGAACCAACATATAATTTGTTTGATCGGGTATATGGTCGATAACATATAATGGAGTAT
This Spinacia oleracea cultivar Varoflay chromosome 6, BTI_SOV_V1, whole genome shotgun sequence DNA region includes the following protein-coding sequences:
- the LOC110787319 gene encoding transcription factor MYB41-like produces the protein MGRAPCCDKDGLKKGPWLPEEDQKLIDYIQKNGPGNWRTLPKKAGLERCGKSCRLRWTNYLRPDIKRGRFSFEEEEAIIQLHSVLGNKWSAIAAKLPGRTDNEIKNYWNTHIRKRMLRMGIDPVTHTRRFDFLDLPSILSNHSSSLLQNSSDQLNLLNLLGLQSLVNPNLLGLASLLSNNQNQIQNQNFLLQNLHANQISNSSDQIMAQNQFINNNNNNNNNPQIQNIGETSNTMKPCLDQNNFATEAQTDQQWQQGMLSTTDSTAVGIQDSGNYQAIVDSFLETLGLKSADNNNNMANNNKNHDLRMPSLLSTPCSSQQQTPPLSTSNSAACLPNSSSTTITSSGEDEIDSYCENLMNFDGPLLDMLYDNVL